A genomic segment from Leptolyngbya boryana PCC 6306 encodes:
- a CDS encoding J domain-containing protein, with protein MSFQIDRGLFLSDFSDSHAILGVSIEADVKEIRKNYLKIARRLHPDSCISESEGDRQLAEQLLSKLVNPAWEKLSQEKARTDHLIVLKMKGQGAARNFHTIGVLSSLAQQLLSASNPDHFYRTALQDLSNRQYEQLDQACELIAQISELNLAYLIRREAASDSVGVPKNKTFIPATNNAQAKPQEVQAKAESLSDQYYRRAEGFAAKGNFAQATIELRDALKIDPNSSRCHSLMGMVYLRQNQPTMAKIHFTKALSIDPQDERALIGKQRIDPPAIPSSSEKPSAKSNATKQPSSKSGSGLFGGLFGKKK; from the coding sequence ATGAGCTTCCAGATCGATCGCGGGCTATTTCTCTCAGACTTTTCCGACTCTCACGCCATTTTAGGTGTCTCGATCGAAGCCGATGTCAAAGAGATCCGAAAAAACTATCTAAAAATCGCCCGTCGCTTACACCCCGATAGCTGCATTTCTGAAAGTGAGGGAGATAGACAACTTGCTGAACAACTCTTATCCAAGCTGGTGAATCCAGCCTGGGAAAAACTCTCCCAAGAAAAAGCCCGGACTGATCATTTGATTGTTTTGAAAATGAAAGGGCAGGGAGCCGCCCGCAATTTTCACACCATTGGGGTGCTCAGCAGTCTAGCTCAGCAGCTTTTGAGCGCAAGCAATCCCGATCACTTTTACCGCACAGCACTGCAAGATTTATCCAATCGGCAGTATGAGCAGCTCGATCAGGCTTGCGAACTGATTGCCCAAATCAGCGAACTGAATCTTGCCTATCTGATTCGTCGAGAAGCCGCCAGCGATTCTGTTGGAGTTCCGAAAAACAAGACTTTCATCCCCGCAACTAACAACGCTCAAGCCAAGCCTCAAGAGGTTCAAGCCAAAGCTGAATCGTTGAGTGATCAGTATTATCGTCGCGCCGAAGGATTTGCGGCAAAGGGAAATTTTGCCCAAGCAACGATAGAATTGCGAGATGCCTTAAAAATTGACCCAAACAGTAGCCGCTGTCACAGTTTAATGGGCATGGTTTATTTGCGGCAAAACCAACCGACGATGGCGAAGATTCATTTTACGAAAGCGCTGTCGATCGATCCGCAAGACGAGCGCGCCTTGATTGGCAAGCAGAGAATCGATCCCCCTGCGATCCCTTCGTCTTCAGAAAAGCCGAGTGCAAAATCGAATGCGACGAAGCAACCCTCATCTAAATCTGGCAGCGGTCTGTTTGGCGGTCTTTTCGGTAAGAAAAAGTAA
- a CDS encoding glycosyltransferase, producing the protein MIVPPSLVPPPAGELKIPHANPAIERQSQSIYFSLIVPTYNEARNVEQIVRVLTGLLDHALPNDYELIIVDDDSPDRTWEIAQQMTVDFPNLRVMRRQAERGLSTAVIRGWQAARGEVLGVIDGDLQHPPEVLLKLLQAIKNGADLAVASRHIEGGGTSDWGLIRRVLSRGAQLLGLVILPSVVGRVSDPMSGYFMVRRSAIADCLLSPLGYKILLEVIGRGQVDRVTEVGYVFQERQEGESKVTWRQYVEYLMHLGKLRSRGRISRLREKFQLGRFLRFGLVGFSGVFVDMAAFYFLRTSLGLNLARSTMLSAELAVINNFLWNDLWTFGDIARGQPGKRQRFKRFLKFNTICLMGIILQALIVSLFHDVFHVSEFIAKPIAIVLVTFWNFWINLKLSWRVTDVRRK; encoded by the coding sequence ATGATTGTGCCTCCCTCTCTCGTCCCGCCACCTGCGGGTGAATTAAAAATCCCACACGCAAACCCGGCGATCGAGCGACAATCTCAGTCGATCTACTTTTCGCTGATCGTTCCCACCTACAACGAAGCGCGAAATGTAGAACAAATCGTTCGCGTCCTGACGGGATTGTTGGATCATGCATTGCCAAATGATTACGAGCTGATTATCGTCGATGATGACAGTCCCGATCGCACGTGGGAAATTGCTCAGCAGATGACGGTGGATTTCCCAAATCTGCGAGTGATGCGGCGGCAGGCGGAGCGCGGCTTATCGACTGCCGTGATTCGCGGTTGGCAAGCCGCACGAGGCGAAGTTTTAGGCGTAATCGATGGTGATTTGCAGCACCCGCCTGAAGTATTGTTGAAACTTCTGCAAGCGATTAAGAATGGCGCGGATCTGGCAGTTGCGAGTCGGCATATTGAAGGGGGCGGAACCAGCGATTGGGGCTTGATTCGACGTGTACTATCGCGAGGCGCACAACTGCTCGGATTGGTGATCTTGCCAAGCGTGGTTGGACGCGTGTCTGATCCGATGAGCGGCTATTTTATGGTGCGACGTAGTGCGATCGCGGACTGTCTGCTGAGTCCACTCGGCTACAAAATTCTCTTAGAAGTAATTGGTCGGGGTCAGGTTGACCGAGTTACCGAGGTCGGCTATGTCTTCCAAGAACGACAAGAAGGCGAGAGTAAAGTCACTTGGCGGCAGTATGTTGAATATCTCATGCACTTAGGCAAACTGCGATCGCGCGGCAGAATTAGCCGATTGCGGGAAAAATTCCAGTTGGGACGCTTTTTACGCTTTGGACTCGTCGGCTTCAGTGGCGTCTTTGTTGATATGGCAGCCTTTTATTTCCTGCGCACCTCGCTCGGCTTGAATTTGGCGCGCAGTACGATGCTCTCCGCAGAATTGGCGGTGATCAATAATTTTCTCTGGAATGACCTTTGGACGTTTGGCGATATCGCGCGCGGTCAACCCGGCAAGCGGCAACGATTTAAGCGTTTTCTCAAGTTCAATACAATCTGCTTGATGGGGATCATTCTCCAAGCCTTAATCGTCAGTCTCTTTCATGATGTGTTTCACGTCAGCGAATTCATCGCCAAACCGATCGCGATCGTGCTGGTTACTTTCTGGAATTTCTGGATCAATCTGAAATTAAGCTGGCGGGTCACTGACGTGCGACGAAAATAG
- a CDS encoding glycosyltransferase family 39 protein, whose product MLNRNFLLYCRKSLTLEILLGCTIAFGIFLRILNLGTREFWYDEVLSLLLSTGQRSAYSLPADGTIALAQLTSLLDLPQESFAKTIQGLLRGLYAGEPHPPLFFFAHHFWLRLFGNREIAMRSLPMLWSFGAIAAAYGLGRKLLDHRSGLLFAALIATNPFYLFHSLNVRMYTPLVFWAILSVWALLEIMSQPRWTWQIIFVMSIVSGLLTFYLFAYWIVVVSVLILVLDRRHWFQHGIRLIIAGLLTLPWAIWGTLKQLRNADLGRFGNPEGNPALLHLQDLFQTIGIHLIVGDWTTSLPPGITIIAGLLATCGLVLSIICLKRSGQKISLTVGLGMAILPLLLALCVDIVTRKYTLGFGEGRALIFVLPGCLLLMTIAIRQVKAYQSIIALTLLLFYLTIDVGDLTLRTRSVFHQVSELIQLDAAPTLIAMDTQAWGHVNRLAYYIPPQSRVDLLAQPAAKLGTALKTVLTNAPYRRVLWLESAAPIWSPAATEQDRQKIQQTLAERFTIAKTQSLSGTMSLDEFQIKLYQVSP is encoded by the coding sequence ATGCTCAATCGCAATTTTCTCCTCTATTGCCGAAAAAGCTTAACGTTAGAAATTTTGCTCGGTTGCACGATCGCATTCGGAATTTTCCTCCGCATTCTCAATCTCGGTACGCGCGAATTCTGGTACGACGAAGTTCTCTCGCTGCTGCTTTCGACCGGACAACGATCTGCATATTCTCTTCCCGCTGATGGCACGATCGCACTTGCTCAACTCACCTCCCTGCTTGATCTGCCCCAAGAATCTTTTGCTAAAACGATACAGGGCTTACTGCGCGGACTCTATGCAGGCGAACCCCATCCGCCCCTGTTCTTCTTTGCACACCATTTCTGGCTGCGCCTGTTTGGCAATCGCGAAATTGCGATGCGCAGCTTGCCGATGCTGTGGAGTTTCGGCGCGATCGCTGCTGCTTATGGTTTGGGGCGCAAACTGCTAGATCATCGCAGCGGACTTTTATTTGCCGCATTGATTGCAACGAATCCCTTTTATCTCTTTCACTCGCTCAATGTCCGAATGTACACACCGCTTGTATTTTGGGCAATTTTGAGCGTTTGGGCATTGCTCGAAATCATGTCTCAGCCTCGCTGGACATGGCAAATTATATTCGTGATGTCGATCGTCAGTGGTCTGCTCACGTTCTATTTATTTGCATATTGGATTGTTGTCGTTTCGGTGCTGATTTTGGTGCTCGATCGGCGGCATTGGTTCCAGCATGGCATTCGGCTGATCATTGCAGGGCTGCTGACCTTGCCTTGGGCAATTTGGGGCACGTTGAAGCAATTGCGAAATGCCGACCTTGGGCGGTTTGGCAACCCAGAGGGCAACCCTGCCCTTTTACACCTTCAGGATCTCTTTCAAACGATCGGGATTCATCTGATTGTGGGAGACTGGACAACGAGTTTACCACCTGGAATCACCATCATTGCTGGATTGTTGGCAACCTGCGGATTGGTTCTATCGATCATCTGCCTTAAGAGATCTGGTCAAAAAATAAGTTTGACAGTAGGGTTAGGAATGGCGATCCTACCTTTGTTACTTGCACTCTGCGTCGATATTGTGACGCGAAAGTATACATTGGGATTTGGAGAAGGGCGCGCGCTGATCTTTGTTTTGCCTGGGTGTTTGTTGCTTATGACGATCGCAATTCGCCAAGTTAAAGCGTACCAAAGCATCATCGCTCTGACTCTGTTGCTGTTCTATCTCACGATCGATGTGGGTGATTTGACTTTAAGAACCCGTTCGGTGTTTCATCAAGTATCAGAGCTGATCCAACTCGATGCGGCTCCAACGCTGATCGCAATGGACACACAAGCGTGGGGACATGTGAATCGCTTAGCGTATTACATCCCGCCCCAGAGTCGAGTCGATCTACTGGCTCAACCTGCGGCGAAATTAGGTACAGCTTTGAAGACGGTTTTAACCAATGCTCCATATCGACGGGTGCTCTGGCTAGAAAGCGCTGCACCCATTTGGTCGCCCGCTGCTACCGAGCAAGACCGCCAAAAAATTCAGCAAACATTAGCGGAACGTTTTACGATCGCCAAGACTCAATCTCTATCGGGAACTATGAGCTTAGACGAATTTCAAATCAAGCTGTATCAAGTGAGTCCGTAG
- the hpsL gene encoding hormogonium polysaccharide biosynthesis protein HpsL, giving the protein MAKKRKSKVSEAEPGLSLKERLAEKRRVMLARKAAVNFISMSTMISIVVGLALFAVGGIKGAGGGFAGVLTLMLSFKFPWQALHAFMIYMPFGGTITYATVGNNPLMQLAKDGMYIPALISIYQYCKQRDLSMMIPKLMKTPLMLLLVYCMLVLLFVNGSQQLSAAEVAMTTQKPLERPFFMGILGLKVLLGYVPLIPCAYYLMKKKQDVYNFMRITVVVVIICCGLAFVQYMMLKTGRCKGTEGTGAELFKASLDARCFVGGALLYTPEQGVIRLPGTFVAPWQWGWYLISSAFTTFAVTFFDRNLVWKIIGGIGMLMTIIMAVICGQRIALMLVPVMIVIQLFTTGQIANLKRFVPIGIGLAGAIMVAMASNPAVVQERLDSAVGRWNASPPDAFIREQFETVVRGASLLGKGLGRATNSARAMGDTQLIETYYPKVMYEIGPIGTVLFVVLVTSLTIACFRAFRSVKDKNIRGYGAVLWTFVLVISYNTYYYPLDVDPVAVYYWFFAGIALKLPELDRLEPVPVEDPKAKKKKRRR; this is encoded by the coding sequence ATGGCTAAGAAGCGCAAAAGCAAGGTCTCAGAAGCAGAGCCAGGATTGTCCCTGAAAGAGCGTTTGGCAGAAAAACGTCGGGTGATGTTAGCCCGTAAAGCGGCTGTTAATTTTATTTCTATGTCCACGATGATCTCGATCGTGGTGGGATTAGCATTATTTGCGGTTGGAGGAATTAAAGGCGCAGGCGGTGGTTTTGCAGGCGTGCTGACGCTGATGCTATCGTTCAAATTTCCCTGGCAAGCGCTTCATGCCTTTATGATTTACATGCCGTTTGGCGGAACGATTACGTATGCCACGGTGGGGAATAATCCGCTGATGCAGTTGGCGAAAGATGGGATGTATATTCCTGCTTTGATCAGTATTTATCAGTACTGTAAGCAGCGGGATTTGTCGATGATGATCCCGAAGTTGATGAAAACGCCTCTGATGCTGCTGCTCGTTTATTGTATGTTGGTGCTGCTGTTCGTAAATGGTTCGCAGCAGTTGTCTGCGGCTGAGGTGGCAATGACGACTCAGAAGCCGCTTGAACGACCTTTTTTCATGGGCATCTTGGGCTTAAAAGTTTTACTAGGCTATGTGCCGCTGATTCCCTGCGCTTATTACTTGATGAAGAAGAAGCAGGATGTCTATAACTTTATGCGAATCACAGTGGTGGTCGTGATCATTTGCTGTGGATTGGCATTTGTGCAGTACATGATGCTGAAGACAGGACGGTGCAAGGGGACTGAAGGGACAGGGGCGGAATTGTTTAAGGCGTCGCTGGATGCACGGTGTTTTGTGGGAGGGGCGCTACTGTATACGCCAGAGCAAGGGGTGATTCGATTGCCGGGGACGTTTGTAGCTCCGTGGCAGTGGGGATGGTATTTGATTTCGAGTGCATTTACAACGTTTGCAGTGACATTCTTCGATCGCAATTTGGTCTGGAAGATCATCGGTGGGATTGGAATGCTGATGACGATCATTATGGCGGTGATTTGTGGGCAGCGAATTGCGCTGATGCTTGTGCCTGTGATGATTGTGATTCAGTTGTTTACGACGGGGCAGATTGCAAATTTGAAGCGATTTGTGCCGATCGGAATTGGACTGGCGGGAGCGATTATGGTGGCGATGGCATCGAATCCAGCGGTGGTACAGGAGCGGCTGGATAGTGCAGTGGGTCGCTGGAATGCATCACCGCCTGATGCGTTTATTCGAGAGCAATTTGAAACGGTAGTGCGGGGGGCGAGTCTCCTTGGGAAGGGGTTGGGACGCGCAACGAATTCGGCGCGGGCAATGGGGGATACGCAGTTGATTGAGACGTACTATCCCAAGGTGATGTATGAGATTGGGCCGATTGGAACCGTGTTGTTTGTGGTGTTGGTGACGAGTTTGACGATCGCTTGTTTTCGAGCGTTTCGATCAGTCAAAGATAAGAATATTCGGGGATATGGAGCGGTTCTTTGGACGTTTGTGTTGGTGATTAGTTACAACACATATTACTATCCGTTAGATGTTGATCCAGTGGCGGTGTATTACTGGTTTTTTGCGGGGATTGCGCTGAAGTTGCCGGAGTTAGATCGTTTAGAACCTGTTCCAGTTGAAGATCCGAAGGCGAAAAAGAAGAAGCGAAGGCGATGA
- a CDS encoding pentapeptide repeat-containing protein, whose protein sequence is MTIEQMAMATKIGSFLAKLGSKQAVELTKQVTDSTKAVFDLAKTIKEKPLDGELLKTVQPYVGQMASLLDVLNSPLGLMVKEVVPFASIAVTLLNLVCEATKKDPTLEECIIALVQAAYLESVRGQLAEDQKLLARIGEKQCSKPERILKFAEVEISDREAKKAITSFPDSELAHQLSQILQARLEDAGMATNKAELFCDRVSWAVPRILIQELAKAADQLKPLADFYRMNGQAVWERLQSLDDYLAREIAPKPSETVFDEERLTYQDLYVRLKVQLLDQDGKPLEEELIDLETWAEQQLLNSTGQVIFIQGEAGRGKSVFCRMFSDRVRRTLPFSPIVIRLRYLRSLANNLTQTLESYLQNLDFVTSDSSWLTDRNTRFLFLLDGFDELLLEGRSSGGLKEFLTQVEDFQRSSHHRFVITGRPLSLQGIDRVITQSKKLVRVAILPMEDAIRERWLSQWAQHFGTDEAHAFSKFLADCPTEVNDELAREPLLLYLLARLHREKRLDAEMLRTEEKIEAKVRIYDTAVNWVIDKQRENENFRLTGLESDELRRFLTEAALCVVQAGNEFAPIRMLEMRCVKDTNNPIAKLIQKARQETQTDEAKALNSLLTAFYIQPASGDKGGSVEFTHKSFGEFLCAERLKDAIESWTESRRNKDFYLRTEQLNQEIYDLLGSKVLTVEIVECLMEQLRQSGRFKPIELFERLHDFYDAWCEGTFIDALPDENLPQRKMRLLREQLPEQEKSLGIRQVDIYAGLNVMILLLKLHRTAQEKEELKEKIVFYPSGQVVEGERYTSRLLKIISYSSCVELAGFSSIVGAFLSYANLTSANLTSANLTSANLTSANLTSAYLTSAYLHGADLSSADLSSAYLSSADLYGADLSSANLSSADLYGADLSSANLYGANLTRANLDSADLYGASLYGANLYGADLSSANLYGANLTRANLDSAYLHGADLTSADLISADLTSAILDNISWNEETNWEGVRGLETAINVPIALKQQLGLE, encoded by the coding sequence ATGACGATCGAGCAAATGGCAATGGCAACCAAGATTGGATCATTTCTGGCAAAACTTGGAAGTAAGCAAGCGGTTGAACTGACGAAGCAGGTGACAGATTCAACTAAAGCAGTGTTTGATCTGGCAAAGACGATTAAGGAAAAGCCATTGGATGGGGAGTTGTTGAAGACGGTTCAGCCTTATGTCGGTCAGATGGCTTCGTTGCTGGATGTGCTGAATTCGCCGTTGGGATTGATGGTGAAAGAAGTGGTTCCATTTGCATCGATCGCGGTGACGTTGCTGAATTTGGTCTGTGAGGCGACGAAGAAAGATCCAACACTGGAAGAGTGCATTATCGCGTTGGTTCAGGCGGCTTACTTGGAAAGTGTGAGGGGACAGCTTGCAGAGGATCAGAAGCTATTAGCTCGAATTGGTGAAAAGCAGTGTTCTAAGCCGGAGCGGATTTTGAAATTTGCTGAGGTTGAGATTAGCGATCGAGAAGCTAAAAAAGCAATTACTAGCTTTCCAGATTCGGAGTTGGCGCATCAGTTGAGCCAGATATTGCAGGCGCGGCTCGAAGATGCGGGGATGGCGACGAATAAAGCGGAATTGTTCTGCGATCGTGTGAGTTGGGCGGTTCCTCGGATTTTGATTCAGGAGCTTGCGAAGGCGGCGGATCAGCTTAAACCTCTGGCTGATTTTTATCGAATGAATGGGCAGGCGGTTTGGGAGCGATTGCAGAGTTTGGACGATTATTTGGCGAGGGAGATTGCGCCGAAGCCGAGTGAGACGGTTTTTGATGAGGAGAGGCTGACCTATCAGGATTTGTATGTTCGGCTGAAGGTGCAACTGCTGGATCAGGATGGGAAGCCGCTTGAGGAAGAGCTGATCGATTTAGAAACTTGGGCGGAGCAACAGTTATTGAATTCGACGGGGCAGGTCATTTTTATTCAAGGGGAAGCGGGACGGGGGAAGAGTGTTTTTTGTCGGATGTTTAGCGATCGAGTGCGGCGGACTTTGCCGTTTAGTCCGATCGTGATTCGGCTGAGATATTTGAGAAGTTTGGCGAATAATCTGACGCAGACGTTGGAGAGCTATTTGCAGAATTTGGATTTTGTTACGAGCGATTCGAGTTGGCTGACTGATCGAAATACGCGTTTTTTGTTTTTGCTAGATGGGTTTGATGAGTTGCTTTTGGAGGGGCGCTCAAGTGGTGGGCTGAAGGAGTTTTTGACGCAGGTTGAGGATTTTCAGCGCAGTTCGCATCACCGATTTGTGATTACGGGGCGACCGCTTTCTTTGCAGGGAATCGATCGCGTGATTACTCAGTCTAAGAAGCTAGTAAGAGTTGCTATTCTACCAATGGAGGATGCAATTCGAGAGCGCTGGCTGAGCCAGTGGGCGCAGCATTTTGGGACGGATGAAGCTCATGCTTTTAGTAAGTTTTTAGCAGACTGTCCGACAGAAGTAAACGATGAGCTAGCACGAGAGCCTTTACTGCTGTATTTACTAGCTAGGTTGCATCGAGAAAAGCGATTAGATGCAGAGATGCTAAGAACAGAGGAGAAGATTGAGGCGAAGGTGCGGATTTATGATACGGCAGTGAATTGGGTGATCGATAAGCAGCGTGAGAATGAGAATTTTAGGCTGACGGGGTTGGAGTCTGATGAGTTGCGGCGGTTTTTGACGGAGGCAGCGCTGTGTGTGGTGCAAGCGGGGAATGAGTTTGCGCCGATTCGGATGTTGGAAATGCGTTGTGTGAAGGATACGAATAACCCGATTGCTAAATTAATTCAGAAAGCAAGGCAGGAGACACAGACAGATGAGGCAAAAGCACTCAATAGTCTTTTAACAGCATTTTACATTCAGCCTGCATCAGGAGATAAGGGTGGCTCGGTTGAGTTTACACATAAGAGCTTTGGTGAGTTTTTGTGTGCGGAGCGGCTGAAGGATGCCATTGAAAGTTGGACGGAATCGCGTCGGAACAAGGATTTTTATCTTCGGACTGAACAATTGAATCAAGAGATTTATGATTTGCTAGGCTCAAAGGTTCTCACGGTTGAAATTGTGGAATGTCTGATGGAGCAGCTTAGACAAAGTGGCAGATTTAAGCCGATTGAGCTATTTGAGCGATTGCATGATTTTTATGATGCTTGGTGTGAAGGGACGTTTATTGATGCGCTGCCGGATGAGAATTTGCCCCAAAGAAAAATGCGACTGTTGAGAGAACAGTTACCAGAACAAGAAAAATCTCTTGGAATTCGGCAGGTTGATATCTATGCAGGCTTGAATGTGATGATTCTGCTGTTGAAATTACATCGCACTGCTCAGGAAAAGGAGGAACTCAAAGAGAAGATTGTGTTTTATCCAAGTGGGCAGGTTGTAGAAGGAGAACGCTACACATCTCGTCTTCTAAAGATTATTAGTTACAGTAGTTGTGTAGAGCTAGCAGGATTTAGTTCTATCGTTGGTGCTTTTCTAAGCTATGCCAACCTCACCAGCGCTAACCTCACCAGCGCTAACCTCACCAGCGCTAACCTCACCAGCGCTAACCTCACCAGTGCCTACCTCACCAGTGCCTACCTCCATGGAGCCGACCTCTCCAGTGCCGACCTCTCCAGTGCCTACCTCTCCAGCGCCGACCTCTACGGAGCCGACCTCTCCAGTGCCAACCTCTCCAGCGCCGACCTCTACGGAGCCGACCTCTCCAGCGCCAACCTCTACGGAGCTAACCTCACCCGTGCCAACCTCGACAGCGCCGACCTCTACGGAGCCAGCCTCTACGGAGCCAACCTCTACGGAGCCGACCTCTCCAGCGCCAACCTCTACGGAGCTAACCTCACCCGTGCCAACCTCGACAGCGCCTACCTCCATGGAGCCGACCTCACCAGCGCCGACCTCATCAGCGCCGACCTCACCAGCGCCATCCTCGATAACATTAGTTGGAATGAAGAAACAAATTGGGAAGGAGTAAGAGGGTTAGAAACAGCAATCAATGTCCCGATCGCTCTAAAACAGCAGCTAGGTCTAGAGTAA
- a CDS encoding type II toxin-antitoxin system HicB family antitoxin, whose amino-acid sequence MSYKIDVVIEKDEDGYYAYCPALKGCQTQGDTLEEVQANIKEAIELYLETLSDEEKSILQRQEILTMTLEVQVA is encoded by the coding sequence ATGTCGTACAAAATTGATGTAGTAATTGAAAAAGACGAAGACGGTTATTATGCTTACTGTCCAGCGCTCAAAGGCTGTCAAACTCAGGGAGACACCTTAGAAGAAGTTCAAGCCAATATTAAAGAAGCGATCGAGCTATATCTTGAAACTCTTTCAGACGAGGAGAAAAGCATTCTTCAAAGGCAGGAAATCTTGACAATGACATTAGAGGTGCAAGTTGCCTAA
- a CDS encoding type II toxin-antitoxin system HicA family toxin, whose translation MPKAPRLTAQEAEKLLLDADFTLIRTNGSHRIYFKNGIRVVVPFHSGKILHPKIVRQVLDAINPAEEDSDNDII comes from the coding sequence TTGCCTAAAGCGCCACGTCTAACTGCTCAAGAAGCAGAAAAACTTTTATTAGATGCTGACTTTACACTCATCAGAACAAACGGTAGTCATCGAATCTATTTCAAGAATGGCATTCGAGTAGTTGTACCTTTCCATTCAGGTAAAATTCTGCATCCTAAAATCGTTAGACAAGTTCTTGATGCCATTAACCCCGCAGAAGAAGATTCAGACAACGACATCATCTAA
- a CDS encoding DUF433 domain-containing protein, with product METNLLQRITHDINICHGKPCIRGLRYPVDFLLELLSAGMTIEEILADYEDLEREDILAALLFAARLSQIKSIHKIAS from the coding sequence ATGGAAACGAATCTACTTCAACGAATCACCCACGATATCAACATTTGTCACGGTAAACCTTGCATTCGTGGCTTACGTTACCCGGTGGATTTCCTTTTAGAACTTCTGAGTGCAGGCATGACGATCGAAGAAATCTTGGCAGACTATGAAGATTTAGAACGCGAAGATATCCTCGCAGCGCTTTTATTTGCCGCTCGTCTCAGCCAAATTAAAAGTATTCACAAAATTGCTTCATGA
- a CDS encoding DUF5615 family PIN-like protein, which yields MKFLVDAQLPTRLARLLSEAGYDTLHTRDLPFRC from the coding sequence ATGAAATTTCTAGTCGATGCTCAATTGCCCACTCGTCTTGCACGACTATTATCAGAAGCAGGATACGACACGCTACATACGCGCGATCTTCCATTCCGATGCTGA
- a CDS encoding DUF5615 family PIN-like protein has translation MFHSDADINTLSIAEQRIVITKDADFLNSFLTIQQPYKLLLVTTGNIKNSDLETVFTQNLSRIVELFEQHSYLELSRNEITVHQ, from the coding sequence ATCTTCCATTCCGATGCTGACATCAATACGCTCTCGATCGCAGAACAAAGAATTGTCATTACAAAAGACGCAGACTTTCTCAATTCTTTTCTAACCATTCAACAACCATACAAATTGCTGTTAGTCACAACTGGCAATATCAAAAACTCAGATCTTGAGACAGTATTTACGCAAAATCTATCACGAATTGTTGAGTTGTTTGAACAACACTCTTATCTGGAACTGAGTCGTAATGAGATCACAGTTCACCAGTAA
- a CDS encoding DUF6883 domain-containing protein has protein sequence MNLPNRETAFIQPQKLLGYLLSETHSVGGSKAKLLRGAGFNEENVDILEQRLLEIARLQSVKEVVTSPHGTKYIIEGEIEAPNGYLISLRTVWIIDMGLDH, from the coding sequence ATGAACTTACCGAACCGAGAAACCGCATTTATTCAACCCCAAAAGTTGCTTGGATACTTGCTCTCAGAAACTCACTCCGTTGGAGGCTCAAAAGCAAAATTACTTCGTGGTGCTGGCTTTAATGAAGAAAATGTAGATATCCTAGAGCAAAGACTTCTGGAGATTGCGCGATTGCAATCTGTCAAGGAAGTTGTTACTTCTCCACACGGCACAAAATACATCATCGAAGGAGAAATAGAAGCCCCCAATGGATACTTGATTTCGCTAAGAACCGTTTGGATCATTGATATGGGATTGGATCATTGA
- a CDS encoding DUF4926 domain-containing protein, producing the protein MIQELDTVILTSDIQENGLRAGDRGAVVHCYSDGQAFEIEFINAKGHTIALLTLAPADIQLETTQSRNKVAS; encoded by the coding sequence ATGATTCAAGAATTAGACACAGTGATTCTGACTAGCGATATTCAAGAAAATGGTCTAAGAGCTGGCGATCGTGGAGCTGTTGTGCATTGTTATAGCGACGGGCAAGCTTTTGAAATTGAATTCATCAATGCAAAAGGGCATACAATCGCGCTTCTAACCTTAGCTCCTGCAGATATTCAGTTAGAAACAACCCAATCCAGGAACAAAGTTGCATCTTAA